CGACGGCCGCATCTACGGCGTGCTGGCCACCGCCGACGTCGACCGGGCGTTCCGCGAGAACGCCCGCCGCTGAGGGGAATCCGGCCTCCTGACACTAGGGTGCGGGCCATGTCCGAGCCGTCCGAGCCCTCTCCCGACGTCCCCGCCGAGGCATGGTCCGGCGTCCACCGCGGCCCCCTGCGCGTGGGCGAGTGGGTGCGCCTGACCGACCAGAAGGGCCGCAAGCACAACTTCGAGCTGGTCGCCGGCAAGCGGTTCTTCTCCAACAAGGGCCACCTCGACCACGACGACATGATCGGTCGCGACGAGGGCTTCACCGTCACCTCGTCGGCCGGCGGGCAGTACCTCGTCTTCCGGCCGCTGCTCAACGAGTTCGTGGTCTCGATGCCGCGCGGTGCGGCGGTCGTCTACCCCAAGGACGCGGCGCAGATCGTCGCGCTGGCCGACATCTACCCCGGGGCCCGCGTGGTGGAGGCGGGGGCCGGGTCGGGGGCGCTGACCTGCTCGCTGCTGCGCGCCGTGGGTCCGTGGGGACGGGTCACGTCGTTCGAGCTGCGCTCGGAGTTCGCCGAGGTCGCCCGCCGCAACGTGCACCAGTTCTTCTCCGCTCCCGACGGGCAGACCCACCCCGCGTGGGACCTGCGCCTCGGTGACCTCAAGGAGGGCCTGCCGGCCCTCGGCGGCCAGGTGGACCGGGTCATCCTCGACATGCTCGACCCCTGGAACTGCGTCGACGTCGTCGCCGACGCCCTGGTGCCCGGCGGGATCGTCTGTGCCTACGTCGCCACCACGACGCAGCTGTCCCGGGTGGTCGAGACGCTGCGCACCCACGGCGGCTTCACCGAGCCGCAGCCGTGGGAGTCCATGGTCCGCGACTGGCACGTCGAGGGGCTCGCTGTGCGGCCGGGCCACAAGATGATCGGACACACGGCGTTCCTGGTCACCGCGCGACGCATGGCCCCGGGGGCGAAGCCGCCGCGCAAGACCCGGCGCCCCGCACCCGGCGCCTACGGGCCCGACTACACCGGGCCCCGCCCCGCCGACATCCCTCCGCACGAGCCGGTCGAGCAGCCCGAGGTCACCCAGCCCGACGAGGCATGAGCGGGATCGAGGTCGTCGACCCCTCGCCCCGCTGGGCCGAGCAGTTCGAGGAGGTCGCCACGGGTCTGCGCGCCGCGCTGGCCGAGGTCCCGACCGCCCGGGTCGAGCACGTGGGCTCCACGTCGGTGCCCGGTCTGGCGGCCAAACCGGTGCTCGACATCGACGTCATCGTGGCGGCCGAGCACGTGGCCGCCGCTGTCGCCGCCCTGGAGTCCGTCGGACACGTCCACCGCGGAGACCTCGGCGTCACCGGCCGCGAGGCGTTCCACGCGCCCGGCCCGCCACGGCGCAACGTCTACGTGTGCACCGCCGGCACCCTGCACGTGCGCAACCACCTCGCGGTCCGCGACGTGCTGCGCACCCGCGACGACCTGCGCGACGCGTACGCCGCCGTCAAGCGCGCCCTCGCGGCGGAGCCCGGGATGGACATCGACTCCTACCTCGCCGGGAAGTCGGCGGTGCTGCAGCAGGTGCTCGAGGCGTCCGGTCGGCTGGCCCCCGAGGAGCTCGACGAGATCCGCCGCCTCAACGGCGGGTGACCCGGCTCCGGCGGCGACGTCGCGAAACGGTGTGGCAACACGCGAGATATCCACTTCCGTCCCGTGGCCCGATGGGTAGTGTCGTCGGACAGGAGGTGCGAGATGTCTGAGCCGACACGCGAGCAGCTTGCCACGCAGGTGCGATACCTGGAGGCGGAGGTCACCGACCTGCGCCGCCGGCTGGAGGACCTGCCCGCGCAGTCCCGCGGCCTCGAGAGCCGCCTCGCCGACACGCAGCGCTCCCTCGCGGCGGTCTCGAGCCAGAACGAGCGGCTCGCGCAGACGCTGCGCGACGCCCGCGACCAGATCACCACGCTCAAGGAGGAGGTCGACCGGCTGGCGCAGCCGCCGGCGGGCTTCGGCACCTTCCTCGCCCGCAACGACGACGACTCGGTCGACGTGTTCACCGGCGGCCGCAAGCTCCGCGTCAGCGTGAGCCCGGCCGTCGAGCTCGACGGCCTGGTGCGCGGGCAGGAGGTCATGCTCAACGAGGCGCTCAACGTCGTCGCCGCGCTCGACTTCGAGCAGGTCGGCGAGGTCGTGATGCTCAAGGAGATCCTCGCCGACGGCGAGCGCGCGCTGGTGATCGCCAACGCCGACGAGGAGCGGGTCGTCCGCCTCGCCGAGCCGCTGTGCGCGGAGGACGTCACCATCCGCGCCGGCGACTCGCTGCTGCTCGACACGCGCGCCGGCTACGTCTACGAGGTCGTGCCGAAGTCGGAGGTCGAGGAGCTCGTCCTGGAGGAGGTGCCCGACATCGACTACACGCAGATCGGCGGCCTCACCACCCAGATCGACGCCATCCGCGACGCCGTCGAGCTGCCCTACCTGCACCCCGAGCTGTTCCGCGACCACGAGCTCAAGCCACCCAAGGGCGTGCTGCTCTACGGGCCCCCCGGCTGCGGCAAGACGCTGATCGCCAAGGCGGTCGCCAACTCGCTGGCCAAGAAGGTCTCCGAGCGCACCGGCGCCTCGGGCAAGTCCTACTTCCTCAACATCAAGGGCCCCGAGCTGCTCAACAAGTACGTCGGCGAGACCGAGCGCCACATCCGCCTCGTCTTCCAGCGCGCGCGGGAGAAGGCCTCGCTCGGCACGCCCGTCATCGTGTTCTTCGACGAGATGGACTCGCTCTTCCGCA
The sequence above is drawn from the Nocardioides sp. zg-1228 genome and encodes:
- a CDS encoding tRNA (adenine-N1)-methyltransferase, producing the protein MSEPSEPSPDVPAEAWSGVHRGPLRVGEWVRLTDQKGRKHNFELVAGKRFFSNKGHLDHDDMIGRDEGFTVTSSAGGQYLVFRPLLNEFVVSMPRGAAVVYPKDAAQIVALADIYPGARVVEAGAGSGALTCSLLRAVGPWGRVTSFELRSEFAEVARRNVHQFFSAPDGQTHPAWDLRLGDLKEGLPALGGQVDRVILDMLDPWNCVDVVADALVPGGIVCAYVATTTQLSRVVETLRTHGGFTEPQPWESMVRDWHVEGLAVRPGHKMIGHTAFLVTARRMAPGAKPPRKTRRPAPGAYGPDYTGPRPADIPPHEPVEQPEVTQPDEA
- a CDS encoding GrpB family protein — its product is MSGIEVVDPSPRWAEQFEEVATGLRAALAEVPTARVEHVGSTSVPGLAAKPVLDIDVIVAAEHVAAAVAALESVGHVHRGDLGVTGREAFHAPGPPRRNVYVCTAGTLHVRNHLAVRDVLRTRDDLRDAYAAVKRALAAEPGMDIDSYLAGKSAVLQQVLEASGRLAPEELDEIRRLNGG
- the arc gene encoding proteasome ATPase gives rise to the protein MSEPTREQLATQVRYLEAEVTDLRRRLEDLPAQSRGLESRLADTQRSLAAVSSQNERLAQTLRDARDQITTLKEEVDRLAQPPAGFGTFLARNDDDSVDVFTGGRKLRVSVSPAVELDGLVRGQEVMLNEALNVVAALDFEQVGEVVMLKEILADGERALVIANADEERVVRLAEPLCAEDVTIRAGDSLLLDTRAGYVYEVVPKSEVEELVLEEVPDIDYTQIGGLTTQIDAIRDAVELPYLHPELFRDHELKPPKGVLLYGPPGCGKTLIAKAVANSLAKKVSERTGASGKSYFLNIKGPELLNKYVGETERHIRLVFQRAREKASLGTPVIVFFDEMDSLFRTRGSGVSSDVENTIVPQLLSEIDGVEALENVLVIGASNREDMIDPAILRPGRLDVKIKIERPDAESARDIFSKYLTPTLPLHAEDLAEFGQDRTATVDAMIRATVERMYTESEENRFLEVTYANGDKEVLYFKDFNSGAMIQNIVDRAKKMAIKDLLDSDLNPAQRGLRVQHMLQACVDEFKENEDLPNTTNPDDWARISGKKGERIVFIRTLITGKQGTEPGRSIDTVANTGQYL